The window GGACAAACCCCTGCTCAGGAAACGGGGAATGGAGCAGAAATCCCCTTGGTCTACTGTGGCAAAACCAAAGTGTTCCTGGCCAATTCCATGGTAAGTGCTGTTCCCTGGCTGATGGCTCTGGAGTGCTCCTGCCTCGGGGCCATTCTGCCACAGATGGTGGAGGCAAAACTGCCAAGCCAGCGTGCCAAAACTGGGCATTTTCCTTCCAATTGTTTGACTCAATCAAGCACCCAtcagcacccagctctgcagggcactcTGTGTCATGGCCTCTGTGTTGGACAAGGAGCTGCACTGGAATTGTCAGGGTTCCAGTGAAGATGACAGCTTTCCTTAGCTCCAGGTGGCAGATTTGGCTGCTCCAACTGCTACACAGCTTCCttgggaaagagaaggagacaAAGGCACTTCTGCCAAGTCTGCAGGATGCAGCCCCTtcagtggagctggggatgaacctgctgctgctgggacttTGGGAGACTCCACTTTCCTCCCCACAGaacttccattttcatttcacattACCTAAAAAGCACTGATGAAGTGCTGTCCCCTCCCAAAGCTAATCCAGCAGTcatggacacagggatgaggCTGAGGCCCCCTCAAACACCAAGGGGCTGTAAAACAGGGGAGAGTTGTGAGCACAGTTGCACCCCTAACTCCAGGCTCCTGTTCcccactgcagctggagctcctggaagCCAGGAGAACAGAGGTGTTAAATGAGAAGGCATTTTGcatccagtgctgctggagaagatttaaagagaagaaaacagcaaaggagAAACGCTCTGCAACTCTCATCCAAGCAGGTGACTTGCTAAGGGTGGGGCTGACAGAACACAGCGAGGGACGTTCCCAGTCACACTGGGGGACTGCAGTGGCACGAGTGCCTGAGTGCCGTCCCTCACAGCGCGTGCAAGAGCTCTGAGATCCCCTGCCTCAGGCTTGTCTCTGTTCAATCCTCAGCTGTTCGCTCCTGGCTAGCCAAGAATCGCTTCCGGAGGATGCGCAGGGCTGCCGGTGTCATCCAGCGTGGCTGGAGGAGATGGAAAGTGAGTATGGGGGACAGGACAGCACTGACAGGGAGCCTGAGGAGGAGCAGTAACTCTGGGAGCTGCAAACCCTGTGCTCCAGAAAACTCTTCTCCAGCGGAAGAGCGGATGTCACTTCCCAAACCTAACCCAGCAGTTGTAGGACACTGGAATGGGGCcgtgctcccctgcacagctgttTCTGCTTCATCCTGCAGAACAAACCCAGTCCTTACCTGCATGGACACGGGGCTGTGCTGTCCTTCCAGATTCCCTCTTTTTCAGACTCCCTGTTTTGcaatcctaagttgtgtctgGGACATTTGAGAACGTTGTTGTTCTGTGTCTTTTGTAGGTGAAAGCCGCgttggcagcagctgagctggacgagggggaaggaaaggagctcccagctcctggagctaCCTTGGCCAAACCTCCCTGTTCTTTGGACACAACGTGGCCTCTGCAGGCAAttgtccagttctggcccctgggcctggtgctggctgctgccccCGTCAGTGCCACGGGGCCCCGGCGGGCGCTGGCGCTGCTCAGCTGCctcagggggctgcaggagggctcCAGGGGGGCCCTGGGCTGTGGCATCGCCTCCATCAGAGCCCTCCCACAGGTACCcacccacccctccctcctgcctgcagcacctggagctgccaccagcctgggaaggggctggggtaGCATTTCCCACCAGCCACAGGCACTGGCTCCCCTCAGAATCTGCAGTTCCAAATCACCTTTGGGTCTGGgggagaaaacatttctgtgttaGCATCAAATTCTGTGCGCAGGAACTGCCACAGCTACTgcaacctgtgccaggctcagTGCTGAGCACTCCATCCTCCAGAGTCTGAGCTGGTTTAGGTTCAGTTCACAGCACTGGCATCGTTGGTAGCGACCATTTCTCTTAAATCCGTTTGTAGCGGGCTCCTCTGGAGGAGTTCCTCTGTCCCCATCCACCAGTGGTTTCATCTACTCAAGAACTAAACGTGAGTAACAAAATCAGCCGCACTTCTGGCTGAAAACTCTCCCCTTCTTGTCCTTGCAGGGCTCTGTCAGGTTCCACTGCAGGAAGTCCCCCCTGCATTTCGCCAACGTCAGCCCCCGCACGGAGGCGTTTTCCATCACGGGCTTCAACCAGATCCTGCTGGACAGAAAGGAACTCGTGCCCACATAGCTGTGCCCCCCTGGCCTTGGCCTCCAGGGAGGGCTCTCTGcaagctgctgcttccaaatCAACGTCCACTTCTGCTGCTACCTCAGAGCTTCCACGGCGCTGCCTCGTAGGCCCAAGGTGATGGGACGGAACACACATCGTAACACACATGAAATTAAATCTGGAGTGTGTAggggcagctcctcctcccccacACGTTACAGGAAATGTCAGCACTAGGGAACAAATCAATTCACACAGATCAGGTGCTTGAAGCAATGAATACTTGAACTGaatgctgctggcactgcctgcaCGAGCCAGAGGCTGCTCGTGAGAGAGCAGATAATGCAGATAAATATTCCTGATTCCCGCTGGATTCTCAGAGGTGCAACCGTCCTGGCTGACCACGAGTGTGCCCAAGGGAGTGaggagcagccagctgcagcACTAAGGGCAGATGTCTCAGGGAAGAGCAAGACTGGGCTCTTGCTTTTATCTACAGAACCAAAATTTGTGATCTCTCACAGCTGCCAGGCGCCTGCAGAGCTCCCCAAACGGCAccaccctgcccagggctgctctgtaccctccctctgctgctcGTGGATCTTGAAAAtgttcagctgctctgtgtatgtcatttaaaataaactgctcAATGCCTTGTCAAGGTGTCTGACCCTTCCCAACAGCCCTCAGtgaacaaaaacatttcagagtACTGGTGggttaaaataaatgcagatgtATTTAATATTGTCACCGTGAAGCGACATTTCACGGGGCtgccagcatttctgtgccaaCAGAAGGAATTCCAGAGAGGGTCAGGTTCGACCCCAGGATGTAAAAACGCGTCCCAGCACAAGCCTGCCCCTGCCTGTCAGCTCTGACCTGAGATCAGAGCACTGACACCACGGGCAAAGCGGCCGAGACAcggaggagcagctctggctgctggcaaacctccaaaaataaaaacctcaaggacgaaacaaaaaaaaaaaaaaacaaccccaaacgTTCCTCCAGCAGCTCACTCGGGGAGGACGTTCTCCTTCTCGGGAGGCTCCACGATGCTCAGGCAGCAGTCTGCAAACTCCACGAACAGCGGCTCCTGCATgaacttcctcatgagggagCTTTTGTCCCGAGCCTGCTCcagggtgagcagcagctgccgcAGGTGCGGGTTCAGCAGCAAATCCCTCAGCTCCTCCGATTCTCCTGTCACGGGGTAAAAAAACCAGAGCTACACCGTGCAGACAAACCTTCACTGGGACAAACGCAGCTTTTAGCGCTTCCAGGCCGGGGCTAACGCTCCGTGCCGAGCTGATCCCCCGAGTTACCCAGGAGTTTGAGTTTCTGCGGCGGGACGCGGTCCTGCTCGTCCTCCTCGCTCAGGATGTCGTCCAGGGCCCAGGGGCCGCGCTCGGGGCCCGGGGGGGAGCCCTGCCCGGCCGCCCCCGGCTcctgccggggctggggcacGCAGCGCTCTGCGGACACACCGCGtcagccccgggccgggccccggccCTCCCGACCCCGGGCCCGTACTCACCGCGGTGGGTCCGGCAGCACGGCACGGAGCAGCTGCGGGAGAACGGCGTCAGAAGGGAGCGGAACGGCGGGAGAGGGGAGAGCACGGCGGGACACCGACCGGCCCCGCAccgcccgccgctcccgcaGCGCGGCCtcagccccgcgctccctcctcccctcggCCCCGCGGAAAGCGGTCCCGGGCCGtgccccccgcccctccccgcccgcccctcgCTCACTAGGCGGTGCCGCAGCGCGGACAGCGGTACCGGGCCGCTCCCCGCGCCCCGCACTCCGCGCACGGCCCCGGGACCCGCATGGCCGCGCTCGGCGCTTCCGCTTCCGCCTCGGCCAGGGCCGCTAATCCACCGCCGAGCGCCGCCAGCCAGGCGCGCTTAATCCACCGCCGAGCGCAGCCCTACCCGGGCGTTTTCTCGAGATATGCACAGATCTTGCAATTAATAAACAAATGTGGAGAGATATAGGGACATAGAGACATAGAGAGATAGCTCTGTATATGGGGAAAGAAGGAGGGAGTGGAGAGAGAGATGTGTATATCGAGATAGGGATAGAGGTGTAGGTACGGGcatatatagaatatatatataggtGGAGATATGGATATGTACTCTATGGATATAATagggaaatatatatatgtatatatatagagagagggAGATGATGAAATAACAACAAATCAAAGAACCTGGAAAGAAGCCCCTGAAAACTCGAAGGGCTGATGTAGGTGGTATTGTGTGTCACGAATGTGAGAACATCATCACTGTGGATTTTCATGGAATTTTATTGCTGTGCGTTGATGAAAtaccacagagcagcagctgagcagtgcagaaCCATAAACATGAGCTGATGTCACAAGATCCATCCAATCCAGGCTTCTAAAGAAGTTTAAACATTGAGATTCCTCTAGGAAATATCCCAGTGTAACTAAGAATAAGCACCCATCTCCACTGGGATCTGACAGAATAATATCTGCTAAATAAATATTCAGTAaccaactctttttttttttgtcttttgagaGGGAGGAGTTAAgacctttttcttttacaaaaccTCTGGtcttgacatttttatttctttctgtccaAGCAACTTGACTGCAGCTCTGATCCTGAGGAGCCCAGCCAAGGTTTTCACCTGGAACAGTACAAATTTCACAAGCCAGGGACTTGAGTGTGcccttaaaagcagaaatatggAAGTGCAGCCAAAATACCTCACAAAAACACCTCGTCCAGCAATTAAAATGACAGCAGGGAAACAGCGCTGGGTGCTGTTAATAAATAAAGATCCACCCAGCAGCCAGAAGTCACAATTTGACCGACTCGACAAGAAAGTAACGCGCCGCCTTTCCCCcaaaattcctgggaattttccagctgtttcaccctctccagagccacagcccacGGCAGAGGGACGTGAGGGCGGCGAGCACAAAGCAAACACAGTTAATGGAGTTATTTATCACCGCAAGCAGAGcgcctccctgctcccaccgaGCGCAGCAGGGCTgcccagagggacagggacagcggggacTCTGCTGGGAGCATCCACCAGGCTCCATCACCCCGGCGAGGGAACCGGGCTGGAGCAGACCTCTGAGACCTCCAGCCCCCTCCACGCACCGCGTCCAGCCCCGATGGGCGCCGGCGGGGCTCTGCGGGGCGCCGGGGCTCAGAGGTTCTCGATGGCGCAGGCCCGGACGCGGTTGGCCGAGAGGCACCGCACGGACCTCAGCTTGGAGCCCAGCTCCCGCAGCTTCAGGGTGTAGAGCAGGGGGTTGCCCAGGCAGGTGATGGTGATGAGCGTGGCCGTGCAGTTCCTGAAGATGTACGCCCCGGGGTAGAGGTCGACGTGGCAGCGCTGGTTGGCGGCGTCGAAGATGACGCCGGCGAAGAAGGGCGCGTAGGACACCAGCGCCAGCAGCCAGATGGAGATGCTGGTCCTGGCCACCTGCGTCTCCGCCGACTTGTAGGTGCCCGTGGCTTGGCCGCACGCCTGCATCCTCagcttcctcttcctcaggATGATGATGATCCTCAGGTAGGTGAAGAGAGGCACGAGGAAGGCCAGCACCACGTGGGGCAGCGTGATCAGGACGAGGTAGTCGACGCAGAAGGGGCTGTAGAGCACCGAGACGCTCCTCTCCGCCTGCAGGCAGTTCCAGCCCATCAGGGGCAGGCAGCCCAGGAAGAAAGCCAGGACCCAGTTGATGAAGACCACGGCCACGGAGTGGTGCCTGGCCACCCTGAACCTGGTCCTCATGCTCTTGGCCACGGCCAGGTAGCGCTCGACGCCGATGCTCACCAGGTTGTAGATGGTGGATAAGATGGAGGTGGTGTAGAGGGCGTAGGGAGCCAGCATGTCCCGGGAGCCGAAGACGGTGATGTCGGGGTTGGTGATGAACAGCATGGAAATCCAGAAGCCCGAGAAGCTGGTGAAGAGGTCGGAGACAGCCAGGTTGCAGAAGAGGATGGAGATGGGCTTGTGCAGGTCCCTGGTGGCCAGGCGGGTGAAGATGACGGCGCAGTTGAAGATGATGGAGGCGACGTTGATGGTGAGCTGGGGGACGCCCAGGGCCAGCACCAGGTAATGGCTCCAGATCTTGGTGTGGTTGGCAGAGCAGTTTGGGAATCCATTCATGGTGGGAatccctccttccagcccctggCGAGGCCGGCTCCGCTCATCCCATTCTCCCCAGGAGCTCCCGCCTCGATCCCCGGGCGCAGAACCCGAGgcgcagctgctgctgccacatcaTCGCCGTGACGGGGATTAAACTTTAACCAGGcgttgtttttaaatatttgggtTGCCAGCTGGGGGCTGCGCCGGTCGCCTCGTTGTTGCTAGGACAGCCCAAACTGCAGGGCACGTTTCCCACACGGATGAGCTGCTGGAGGCAACCTTTGACAAGAGCAAAACCCGGCCGGGCCTTGGGGGGATGAGCGGTGACACCTGCGCTGTGGAGCTCTTCCTTCTGAAACGGAGCCAAGTGAATTCGGCTTGAACTCTCCAATTCGTTACATCCTAAAGGATTGGAGAGGCgggagagggagagcagagtTCTGTGCGTTTGGAGGGGGGACtgtgaggctgagggagctgaaataaaacaccAGTGCTGTGACACCGGCCTGGACCCCAACAGCCCAGAAAATGCCCTTTTCCCACGTAATCCTTCCATGATAACACAGCCAAGCCCCAACCAACCCCACTGCCCATGCCTTTGCTGCCgggtttttgtgtttatttcatgTGCTTTCTTCATTAATAAACCAGTATCAGCACCgctgtggcttttctttctccatctttttaAAGGCCAATGATTTTTGGGAGCTTCGATTGAAAATACGTGAGacctggggtggggggaaaaagctcTGGGGACTCACATTCCATGCTCTCAGCAGAGGGCACTGCGGGAATAAAATAcagggtgcagagggagcagggaggcttTAAACAGCCCAGGTGAGCAGGACAATTATCCACGGTATTTATTCAGTTCACAGTTTGTTGTTACCTTGGCAGAGGATTCGCCCTGTCTGGTCACGATTTTCCACGCCGGCCTTGCCAAGCAGCTCAGCTGAATTTCTGCTCTCCCCCGTCCAGCACGGATCGTTCCAGCAGCAAttccagccccagggatgggAGTCTGGGAACTCTGATGGCTCTGCCAGatttaaaatgtaagaaatttAGGCTGTAACTTGGAGTTCAAAAACGGGAATTCTAGggccttccccccccccccccccccccccccccccattgaAGTGTACATGTGCCGTCAGCACACACAATTTTTGTTCGCTAGGAATActttataattaattaatacGCTTTTAAAGTACGGTTACTACACTTGATACGGGTCTAAAGTGAGCAGCAGGTATTTCAGACGATCACGGGCGAACGACTGCGTAAAAGTAAGGGCTGAGAGTCGATCAATCAAGCCTGGGGGTGAATGAACACCCTATAAAATATTCCCAGAGTCCCAGATAAAACACCCTCTGTATCCCCAgcgggagcagccctggcagcctccCCTCTGGTGTGAGGTTGCTGCTGAACAAAGGCTCCACTATTTCTGCCACCGCTGTGCCAGCCCAGCAAATCCTTTCGCTCTAGCAGAGGTGGCAGCACGTCCCAGGTGGGCACGGGACACCTGTGATGAGCAGAACATCCACAGAGCAAAACTCCTGATTTTTTTAGCCCtggtggcaaaaaaaaataacttctcgGTGAATTGGGGCCCCAAAGGGCTCCAGAGATTCCTGAGAATGCTGCTTGAAGTTGCTCTAATTTGAAAATTTGGTGCTCGAGCGCCAAACGCTAAACGATGTGAGAGCAGAATGCAATTAAAGTAACATCAAGTGGTATAAATAGCTCTCCAGGAAAGATTTGTAATCTGATTTCCCTAATAGAATTGCATACAAATTACCCTCATGTGTCTGGATTGAGGGAGACAATAGTGTGGAAGCTGCTTTTTCAGTGGGCTTTGATATACAGAAACCCCCAGATTTATATATTCCAACCCTTTGTGATGCAGCTGAAGCTCTcaaaaaaacagatgaaaaatactttaaatttaaaGCCCAACCTCTTCACGGAACAGCCTCGACTCAAGGGCATTTTTCTGTTCCCATATTCCAGGAGCTGTGCAGCATTCCCTGCACTTACCTCACTATTCACTCCTGAGGAAATTGTTATCTGCATCCCATAAATGGGGAAAGAACAATCCCATTGTTTGTTTAAGGTGACACAGGATTCCAGGGAACACAATCTAATCTCCAGGATCTCAGGCTGACACCTCAGACGCTGACTGTGCCTTGCTCTGGGCAGTCTTTGATTTATATTTACTGAGATTTCACCTTCTTCAACGCacgtttggggtttttgtttgtttttgtggggtttgtttttttgtttgtttgtttgttttagtccTGTGACCgtttttcttttagttctgCGAGTGTATTCACATTTCTTTATCCGAATGCCCAATTTGCGTTGATGTGTGTGTAAGAAATGGCCTCATTTTGTGGAATTATCTCTTGATTGTGCCTGAGGGGAAGACAATAACCGCTGACCACGCTGAGGACACTGAGAAAGAGGCACCAGCGGCTTCAGGCTGAATTTTTAGTGATGGTTCAAGTGTGGAAAATCCAAGTGCACCCACCTGAGCTCTCAGCCTcagaactgcccccagctgcagctctcagcaccCAGAAGGGCTCAGAGGGAGAGGCCCCGGCAGGGAACGCCAAAATCGATCCCAAAGCAGGGAATTCATGCAGGAGCTGCCAAAATCGATCCCAAAGCAGGGAATTCATGCAGGAGCTGCCAAAACTGATCCCAAAGCAGGGAATTCATGCAGGAGCTGCCAAAACTGATCCCAAAGCAGGGAATTcatgcaggagctgagccccagccctCACAGCCACCCTCGGGCAGCTCCCACCCTCACCCTGGGGTGAGGCACAGAGCTAaacagcatccctgtgctggagatgggagtcccccagcccagggaggggaggggaggtaGCACCAGGCACAGGAGGTTTGGTGTCGCCTGTGAAGTCACAGGAAAACCCAAAAAGGATGAGGGGCTTGGcttggctgctccctgccccgtCACAGCCTCAGCTCCTGACGCCAAACCTTGGGAAATGGGATGGTTCCGCTCTGTCCCCCTGGTCCCTGCACTCAGCCCTGTGCTGTCACCACTCCTGGGCCAGAGAAGCTGGGTGACGTGAGCAGAATGGATCCACGGATCCAGGTGCCGCTGCCAGCGAGGCCGTGGGATCAGAGCTCCGTGGGATCAGAGCTCCGTGGGATCAGAGCTCCGTGGGATCAGAGCTCCGTGGGATCAGAGCTCCGTGGGATCAGAGctccccctgcccagctccccacGGCACCGGGAGGCCTGCGAGGAACAAACAGCCAGGAAAGGGAGTGAGACAAAGAAGGAGCCCATTTGTCCAATTTATGTTTCAATTTATGCGGATTAAAGCCTTCCTTTCTGGAGAGGAAGGCACAAACGGGGTGTGTGATCTCCTTCCAGGATTTCTCGGAGCTGTTTGggaagcgcggggctctgctctgctcctccccgCTCCAGCCGCTCCCGGGGGGGAATTTTTGCCTCCCGGGTTTGGAGTGCACCCCTTTGGAGAAGCTGTGCTGTGTGGAGGGAGACGAACACCTGGAATTCCGGGGTGTGCCAAACAAAGCCTCTCCACCCACCCATGAGCTGGGTGTGAAGGAGTCAGAATTCGTCTgacccctgctcccagctgctccgTGGAATGCCCCGGTGCTGGGACGGCATTCCCAGCAGGGAGAACCACAGCCAGCCCACGTTTTGCACGTGGAGGATGAAGCTTTAATGTCTCTGCTCCGCCACGAGCTCTGAAATTCCAGATTTCCCCTTCAGTGGAGCGGGAACTCTGAGGAATAAAGTGACGGCACACAGCGAAATGAAGAGCACTCTGTGTTTTCTCGCTCTGCGGGGTGGGATTCCCAATCACCCACTCGCTAATCCTGAAATCCATCTGGTGTAAATCCCTTGGAAGTGCTTCCCTGCCCCACTGCAGGGGCAATCCCAGCTGATCTCTGACCAGCTTTGGACTCAAGCCAGTCTCACCCTCTCAGCCTTTGTGCTGTAACTCTCAAGGCCACAAAGCGAGTGCAGCCTTTACTGGATTTGAGATTCCCACctgtccttccccagcctgcagctgccaggaaaaACCAGCCTGGGATTCCGAGATCTGCTTAACTTTGTGTCATCCCCTCTGACCAGGATCCTCTCACCTCTTCAGGTTCAATACCCAAAAGTCTTTATTCAGATGCACCCAGTTCTTGGCATCGCTGCACCTCAGGGCAGGTTTGGTTTTGAAAGGGATCAGAACTCTCCTGAAGTGCAACGCTGCCATCAGGAGCTGATATCCAAGCACCTGTCAGGGGAGTttccttagggaaaaaaaaaataaataaaaaatcaaaacccagaaaaataagGAGATCAGATTATGCCAGCCCTGCTTATTTCGATGCCAGGCTTTAGAAGGAAAGGGAATGTCTTTGCCTGGGTGCACCTTCACTTCTGGGCTCAAATAAAGGCTTAATTAACGTGAGTGCAGTGTCACTTGGATAATGACAGGCTGGAAGGTTTAGAAaccaaaaagaaggaaaaaaaaatttaaaaaaaaaaaaaaaaatcaagaatccTGATTTTCAAGACCAAAATTTCCAACCCTCAGCTTTTCAGTCCTGAACAGAGGAGTTCAAGGAAATAGAGCaagggggggagaaaaaaaaataaatccagcagTGTTGGTTGAGCTCCCAGTGAGGAGCAtcccagggaaggagggaattgTCTCTCGGATGCCCTTGGAGCTGCAGCCGGCACCGCCCCGCTGCTCTGCGTGCTCAGCACTCACCTGGCCCCGAGAGACCTCGGAAGGGACAAATTCCACCGATCCCCTCACTGTCCTCCCCCCTGCAGGAATTCCTTACCTCATCCCCGTGTGCGGGCTGGAAAAACACTCCCGGCAGATCTCCCTTGCGGGGATGacatttatgtttatttttatgaataaaGGAGCTGCTCCGGGTGCGGCTGTCACCGCAGCTCCGGAGCGACCCCTCTGCGAGAGCAGCGGGGCAAGGAGAGAGCTTGGCTCCTTTTTACTGAGTGCAGGCTCTGCTGGATGACTCTGCAGGCTCggctcagctggagcagcttcccttCACTCTGCCCATCCTGCTTCCCTCACtgtgcccatcctgctcccctcACTGTGCCCACCCTGATCCCTCGCtgtgcccatcctgctcccctTATTGTGCCCATCCTGATCCCCTCACTGTGCCCATCCTGATCCCCTCACtgtgcccatcctgctcccctcACTGTGCCCATCCTGATCCCTCACTGTGCCCATGTGATCCCTCACtgtgcccatcctgctcccctcACTGTGCCCATCCTGATCCCCTCACTGTGCCCATCCTGATCCCCTCACTGTGCTCATCCTGATCCCTCACTGTGCCCATCCTGATCCCTCACTGTGCCCATCCTGATCCCCTCACtgtgcccatcctgctcccctcactgtgcccatcctgatcccctcactgtgcccatcctgatcccctcactgtgcccatcctgctcccctcACTGTGCCCATCCTGATCCCTCACTGTGCCCATCCTGATCCCCTCACtgtgcccatcctgctcccctcactgtgcccatcctgatcccctcactgtgcccatcctgatcccctcactgtgcccatcctgctcccctcactgtgcccatcctgatcccctcactgtgcccatcctgatcccctcactgtgcccatcctgctcccctcACTGTGCCCATCCTGATCCCCTCACTGTGCCCATCCTGATCCCTCACTGTGCCCATCCTGATCCCCTCACTGTGCCCATCCTGATCCCTTCACTGTGCCCATCCTGATCCCTCACTGTGCCCATCCTGATCCCTCACTGTGCCCATGTGATCCCTCACTGTGCCCATCCTGATCCCTCACTGTGCCCATGTGATCCCTCACtgtgcccatcctgctcccctcactgtgcccatcctgctccctcactgtgcccatcctgatcccctcactgtgcccatcctgctcccctcACTGTGCCCACCCTGATCCCCTCACTGTGCCCATCCTGATCCCTCACTGTGCCCATCCTGATCCCCTCACtgtgcccatcctgctccctcactgtgcccatcctgctcccctcactgtgcccatcctgctcccctcactgtgcccatcctgctcccctcactgtgcccatcctgatcccctcactgtgcccatcctgctcccctcACTGTGCCCATCCTGATCCCTTCACTGTGCCCATCCTGATCCCTCACtgtgcccatcctgctcccctcactgtgcccatcctgatcccctcactgtgcccatcctgctcccctTCCACCCAGCCCAGCGCCGAGGTTGTGCCCACAAGGACATTTGGGGAAGAAGACATTTGCTTCgtttgttttcctcagctgGATCAAAACCCACCCCCCGAAATCCCAGAGACGGTGTCTCTGTAACAAAGCTGTGCCgcttttctttgctgtgtgAAGTCTGAGTTGGCCCTGATTCGTGTTTAATTCCagtaatgaaatttaaaaatcgGTGTCTATATCATACTGCAGTGGCAGAAgcagaaagctgagaaaaaggATTATATAAAAAATGTATCATTGCTTAATTACGTACGTAAGGTGTTGTATGTCACCTAATAAACATTTCCTGTTGCTGCACATggaattcccattttccagtCCCACAAATCAACTCCAATCCTGTTTGGAGAGCTGTGGGGTAAAAGTGAGGGGGagttggggttttatttgtctccctgggcttttttttttttttaaggaaacattAACACATGCGTTAGTTGAATGGCATGAGGCTGCCAGGAGAAAAACTCCCAGTAAATAAAAACGTAGCATTTTATTCCTGGGCTGCTCAACCTGCGCAGGTTGCAGAGCCTCAGTTATTCACTACAGGCTCCTTGCCCAGTGCAGAAAGCCTCACTCCTTTTGCCATTCACTTTGGAGAATGAATAAATTTAGGCAAATCAGGAGCAGGGCAAATCTGGAGAAATTACAAAGGGGAGGAGTTCACCTTCCTGCTATGGCTTTCAGGTCTGTCCTGGACTTCTTACTCCAGTataaaactgagagcagaaatATGATCACATCCTGAGGAGCCTAATCAATTCTGGTGTCAACACTCAGCCTATTTAAAATAGAGAATGGGATTGCTGtgccttgctctgctctgcctgcacatTCTCAAGACAGAGGCAGTAGGTAAGTCCTTCCCTGCTCTTTCTAACCCCACGTTAAGGTTACTCTTATTTCTGATTTGTTTCTGACTAGCAGGACGTGCACTGCAGGCTCTCTGATTCTTCTCTGTGGCAATTGAGGggtgatttatttatttctctgccttttaTTATTTGTGCTAGAAGAGCAA of the Hirundo rustica isolate bHirRus1 chromosome 19, bHirRus1.pri.v3, whole genome shotgun sequence genome contains:
- the ZNHIT3 gene encoding zinc finger HIT domain-containing protein 3, with protein sequence MRVPGPCAECGARGAARYRCPRCGTAYCSVPCCRTHRERCVPQPRQEPGAAGQGSPPGPERGPWALDDILSEEDEQDRVPPQKLKLLGESEELRDLLLNPHLRQLLLTLEQARDKSSLMRKFMQEPLFVEFADCCLSIVEPPEKENVLPE
- the LOC120761440 gene encoding lysophosphatidic acid receptor 3-like; protein product: MNGFPNCSANHTKIWSHYLVLALGVPQLTINVASIIFNCAVIFTRLATRDLHKPISILFCNLAVSDLFTSFSGFWISMLFITNPDITVFGSRDMLAPYALYTTSILSTIYNLVSIGVERYLAVAKSMRTRFRVARHHSVAVVFINWVLAFFLGCLPLMGWNCLQAERSVSVLYSPFCVDYLVLITLPHVVLAFLVPLFTYLRIIIILRKRKLRMQACGQATGTYKSAETQVARTSISIWLLALVSYAPFFAGVIFDAANQRCHVDLYPGAYIFRNCTATLITITCLGNPLLYTLKLRELGSKLRSVRCLSANRVRACAIENL